One Bosea sp. 685 DNA segment encodes these proteins:
- a CDS encoding carbohydrate ABC transporter permease: protein MTISTSMPAAIARPPSAAFQHSADFTPRYWLFSLPAVLLILGVIVFPWLFTLYMSTQDWKIGGGPEFVGLQNFAELFRDARFIESMGHTAYFTILAVVLPILFGTAAALVFHREFPFRGLLRTVFVMPMMATPVAVALVWTMMFHPQLGVLNYLLSLVGIGPQNWVYDPGTVIPTLILVEVWHWTPLVMLIVLGGLAGLPREPYESALIDGANNWHMFRHITLPLVWPFIMVAIVIRTIDALKAFDTIFVITQGGPGTASETLNIFLYLQAFQFYKIGYASAVVVIFFVMIIMLSLLLLYARQKSKWNA, encoded by the coding sequence ATGACGATCAGCACATCCATGCCTGCAGCCATTGCGCGGCCGCCCTCCGCGGCGTTCCAGCATTCGGCCGATTTCACGCCGCGCTACTGGCTGTTCTCGCTGCCGGCGGTGCTGCTCATCCTCGGCGTGATCGTGTTTCCGTGGCTGTTCACGCTCTACATGTCGACGCAGGACTGGAAGATCGGCGGTGGGCCGGAATTCGTCGGTCTGCAGAATTTCGCCGAACTCTTTCGTGATGCCCGCTTCATCGAATCGATGGGGCATACCGCCTATTTCACGATTCTGGCGGTAGTGCTGCCGATCCTCTTCGGCACGGCCGCGGCGCTGGTCTTCCATCGCGAATTTCCGTTCCGGGGTTTGCTGCGCACCGTCTTCGTGATGCCGATGATGGCGACGCCGGTCGCGGTCGCGCTGGTCTGGACGATGATGTTCCACCCGCAACTCGGCGTGCTGAACTACCTGCTCTCGCTGGTCGGCATCGGTCCGCAAAACTGGGTCTACGACCCGGGAACGGTGATCCCGACGCTGATCCTGGTCGAGGTCTGGCACTGGACGCCGCTGGTCATGCTGATCGTGCTCGGTGGCCTCGCCGGACTGCCGCGCGAGCCCTATGAATCGGCGCTGATCGACGGTGCCAATAACTGGCACATGTTCCGCCACATCACGCTGCCTTTGGTCTGGCCCTTCATCATGGTCGCGATCGTGATCCGCACCATCGACGCGCTGAAGGCCTTCGACACGATCTTCGTGATCACCCAGGGCGGGCCGGGCACGGCGTCGGAGACGCTGAACATCTTCCTCTATCTGCAGGCCTTCCAGTTCTACAAGATCGGCTACGCCTCGGCCGTGGTGGTGATCTTCTTCGTGATGATCATCATGCTCTCGC